Within Bradymonas sediminis, the genomic segment GCGCCAGCCCTCCACGATACTCACCGCCAAGTCGACCGCCGCCCAATTCATCGAAGCGATTTTGGGCAAAAAATAACGGCGCCCCGAGGGGCGCCGCTCAATCAATCATCCACCAATTCTGAACAATCATCCAATATCAAAACGGTGTAATTGTTTGTCCCGAACTCAGGCGTCGGAGGCGTCGCCTTCACCAGCGACAAGAAGACGCGTACGCGCGCGCTCCAGGGACTCACGATAGCGCTTCAGAAGCTCTTCGGTGTCCTCGACTTCCTCGACGTTGGTCAACTTCTCAAGGCGTCCGATCTCTTGCTCGGCTTCCTTGAACTCCGCGCGAGCGTGCTCGATATCGATATCGCTGACACCCTCGCAGCCCTGAGTGAGCACGCTGATCTTGTCGTCCAGGATTTCTGCGAATCCCTTGTCGATGAAGAAGCGGCGCTCGGTGCCGTTGTCGCGCAAGATCATCGCGCCGACGTCCAGGCCGGTCAAAAGAGGCAAATGCCCGGGCAAGATGCCCATTTGTCCCAACGATCCGGGGAGGACGACTTCGTCGACCTCCACGCTCAATACGGCTCGGGTCGGGGTCACAACTTCGAGTTTAATTTGCGCTGCAGCCATGATTTTCTCTCAGCGAGCCTAAAGTCTTCATAATGACCGGACGGCGCGGCGCGCGCGCCCGATCGGAGAAGCGATGCGTCTGTGATATCGAGGGCGCCGGCGTCCACGGACGCCGGCGCCCTCGGCTAGAATTAAACTTCTGCGGCCATCTCTTCGGCGCGTTTTTTGACGTCGTCCAGCGTGCCCTGCAGGTAGAATGCCTGCTCGGGAAGATGGTCGACCTCGCCGTTAAGAAGCGCCTCGAAGCCCGCGATGGTGTCTTCGAGTTTGACGTATTTACCGGGCATACCGGTGAACTGCTCGGCGACGTGGAAGGGCTGCGACAGGAAGCGCTGAATCTTACGCGCGCGCTCAACGGTCTTTTTGTCCTCGGGGGACAGCTCGTCCATACCGAGAATCGCGATGATGTCCTGAAGCTCGCGGTGACGCTGCAGCGTCTCCTGCACGCGACGGGCGACGTTATAATGCTCTTGGCCGACGACCGATGCCGACAGAATCGTCGAGGTCGAGTCGAGCGGGTCAATCGCCGGGTAGATACCCTGCGAGGCGAGCTGACGCGAGAGAACGGTGGTCGCATCCAAGTGAGCAAATGCGGTCGCGGGAGCCGGGTCAGTAAGGTCATCAGCGGGAACGTAGATGGCCTGAACGGAGGTAATCGAGCCGTTCTTGGTCGTCGTAATTCGCTCCTGAAGGTTACCCATCTCGGTGGCCAGCGTAGGCTGGTAACCGACTGCGGACGGGATACGTCCAAGGAGCGCGGAAACCTCCGAGCCTGCCTGGGTAAAGCGGAAGATATTGTCGATGAAGAGAAGCACGTCCTGGCCTTCTTCGTCACGGAAATACTCGGCGATGGTCAGCGCCGACAGGGCAACGCGCGCACGCGCTCCGGGGGGCTCGTTCATCTGACCGAAGCAAAGCGCAACCTTCGAGTTGGCCCAGTCGCCGTTGGCGGCCAGAACACCGGCCTCCATCATCTCGAAATAAAGGTCGTTACCCTCACGGGTACGCTCACCGACGCCGCCGAACACCGAGAAACCACCGTGCTCAAGCGCGATATTGTTGATGAGCTCCTGAATCAGAACCGTCTTACCAACACCTGCACCACCGAAGAGACCGACCTTACCACCACGTGCGTACGGGGCGAGCAAGTCGACAACCTTAATGCCCGTCTCGAAGGCTTCGGTCGCGACCGCCTGCTGCTCGAAGGGGGGCGGCTGACGGTGAATCGGCCAACGCTGCGTAGCCTCGGTCTCGAGCACTGCGGCGACGTTGGTCTTGGAGACCTGAACGACCTCGAAGTCGTGAATCGTGTCGGCGGTGGTGCCGCGGACTTTGACCGTGTAGGCGGTGTCGCTCTCGGAGTCGAGCGTACCGCGCACAGCCGTGCCATCTTTGAGTTGGAAAATGCTCACGCCGTCCACCGGGGTACCGGTGACGTTGAGGATACGTCCGAGCACCTCACGACCGACCGGAACCGTGATCATGGCGCCGGTATTTTTGACCTTGGCTCCACGGGTCAGACCGTCGGTGGAGTCCATGGCGATGGCGCGAACCACGCCCTCACCCAGGTGCAACGAGACTTCCAGAACGGTGTTCCATTCTTTGTCGCTCACCAGCGGGTTGGTAACCCGCAGCGCCGTCAGCGCGCCCGGCACGGAACCGGCCGGAAATGCGACGTCGACGACCGGTCCGGTGACCTGGCGAATCTCGCCATAAACGTTGGATTCGGTGTTCATTTTCTCTCTCCTGAATCTATTTCAAAAAGACTTCGAATTAATTTTGTTGCCCGAGTCATCACTTCGCGACGCGCCTCGGGTCGACCCAGTCGGGTCTTACCCTTTCAGCGATTCGGCACCACTGACGATCTCGCAGATTTCTTTGGTGATATAGGCCTGACGGGCGCGGTT encodes:
- the atpD gene encoding F0F1 ATP synthase subunit beta, with product MNTESNVYGEIRQVTGPVVDVAFPAGSVPGALTALRVTNPLVSDKEWNTVLEVSLHLGEGVVRAIAMDSTDGLTRGAKVKNTGAMITVPVGREVLGRILNVTGTPVDGVSIFQLKDGTAVRGTLDSESDTAYTVKVRGTTADTIHDFEVVQVSKTNVAAVLETEATQRWPIHRQPPPFEQQAVATEAFETGIKVVDLLAPYARGGKVGLFGGAGVGKTVLIQELINNIALEHGGFSVFGGVGERTREGNDLYFEMMEAGVLAANGDWANSKVALCFGQMNEPPGARARVALSALTIAEYFRDEEGQDVLLFIDNIFRFTQAGSEVSALLGRIPSAVGYQPTLATEMGNLQERITTTKNGSITSVQAIYVPADDLTDPAPATAFAHLDATTVLSRQLASQGIYPAIDPLDSTSTILSASVVGQEHYNVARRVQETLQRHRELQDIIAILGMDELSPEDKKTVERARKIQRFLSQPFHVAEQFTGMPGKYVKLEDTIAGFEALLNGEVDHLPEQAFYLQGTLDDVKKRAEEMAAEV
- the atpC gene encoding ATP synthase F1 subunit epsilon is translated as MAAAQIKLEVVTPTRAVLSVEVDEVVLPGSLGQMGILPGHLPLLTGLDVGAMILRDNGTERRFFIDKGFAEILDDKISVLTQGCEGVSDIDIEHARAEFKEAEQEIGRLEKLTNVEEVEDTEELLKRYRESLERARTRLLVAGEGDASDA